From a single Lolium rigidum isolate FL_2022 chromosome 7, APGP_CSIRO_Lrig_0.1, whole genome shotgun sequence genomic region:
- the LOC124669472 gene encoding receptor-like serine/threonine-protein kinase SD1-7, translating to MPPTVLYPSRKTRKTALIPVFLSIFLFLSSSCKSDEQLTHAKPLTQGDILISKGGDFALGFFSPSSSNNSFYLGIWYHNLPGSRTVVWIANRDNPITTPSSPILTITNSSDLVLSDSEGRNIWMTTSKITAGSVGAEAGAGAYAVLLNSGNFVLRSPNGMDIWQSFDHPTDTLLPTMRFLVSYKAKVVARLVAWKGQDDPSSGEFSCSGDPSSPTLQRLILHGTVPYCRSSVLNGVSVSGGTYLSNTSSIVYETAINVGDEFYFMFTVSDGLPATRLMLDYTGTLRSLSWNYQLSSWKVISESPKASCDIYGLCGSFSYCDLTDTVPTCKCLDGFEPDDLNFSSCRRTRELKCGKQTKFVTLPGMKVPDKFLHIKNRSFDECVAECSRNCSCTAYAYANLSSAGAEADPTRCLIWIGELTDTGKSVNYGENLYLRLAESPVNKKGSSLKIAISIPIIAFLLLPTCIALVWTCKYRGSKWQKKESQKKLMRQYFNTSNEFEAENAEFPFVSYEDILSATNFFADSNLLGQGGFGKVYKGTLEGRYEVAVKRLSKGSAQGTTEFKNEVVLIAKVQHKNLVRLLGCCIWEDEKLLVYEYLPNKSLDAFLFDDARKHTLDWPTRFKIIKGVARGLLYLHQDSRLTIIHRDLKASNILLDAEMTPKISDFGMARVFGANQNHANTMRVVGTYGYMSPEYAMGGAFSVKTDTYSFGVLLLEIVSGLKITSPQLKTNFCSLIIYAWRLWEDGEATELVDSSIVSRCPLHQVLLCIHVGLLCVQDHPNDRPDMSSVMLMLENENALLPAPKQPAYYALSNSEGGEAIEIIQNSVNAMSITTLEGR from the exons ATGCCACCCACTGTGCTATATCCTAGCAGGAAAACAAGGAAAACGGCCTTAATTCCTGTTTTCCTTTCCATCTTCCTGTTTTTGAGTTCATCCTGCAAATCTGATGAGCAGCTCACACATGCAAAGCCACTCACCCAAGGCGACATACTCATCTCCAAAGGTGGGGACTTTGCTCTCGGCTTCTTTTCCCCCAGCAGCTCCAACAACAGCTTTTACCTTGGCATATGGTACCACAACCTCCCCGGATCACGCACCGTCGTGTGGATCGCCAACCGAGACAACCCAATCACCACCCCTTCATCTCCGATTCTCACCATCACCAATAGCTCTGACCTGGTGTTGTCAGACTCAGAAGGCCGCAATATTTGGATGACAACAAGCAAGATCACCGCTGGTTCGGTTGGAGCTGAAGCTGGAGCTGGAGCTTACGCAGTGCTACTCAACTCAGGGAACTTTGTTCTCCGGTCGCCGAATGGCATGGACATATGGCAAAGCTTTGATCACCCAACTGACACACTACTTCCAACCATGAGATTTTTGGTGAGCTACAAGGCAAAAGTCGTTGCacggcttgttgcttggaagggcCAGGATGACCCGTCCTCTGGAGAGTTCTCATGCAGTGGCGACCCTAGCTCACCGACCCTTCAGCGGTTAATTTTGCATGGGACCGTTCCATATTGCCGCAGCAGCGTCTTGAATGGGGTGTCGGTGTCTGGTGGCACATACCTAAGCAATACCAGCTCCATTGTGTATGAAACGGCCATCAACGTCGGGGATGAATTCTACTTCATGTTCACCGTCTCTGATGGCTTACCGGCTACACGTTTGATGCTTGACTACACGGGCACACTGAGGTCTCTAAGCTGGAACTACCAGTTATCGTCATGGAAAGTCATTTCTGAGAGTCCTAAAGCTTCTTGCGACATCTACGGCCTGTGTGGTTCATTCAGCTACTGCGACCTCACTGATACTGTCCCAACATGCAAGTGCCTCGATGGATTTGAGCCTGATGATCTTAACTTTTCAAGTTGTCGCAGAACTCGAGAACTGAAATGCGGCAAGCAAACTAAGTTTGTGACCTTGCCTGGGATGAAGGTCCCCGATAAGTTCTTACATATAAAGAACAGAAGTTTCGATGAGTGTGTGGCGGAATGTAGCAGAAACTGCTCATGTACGGCATATGCTTACGCCAACTTGAGCAGTGCCGGTGCAGAAGCTGACCCGACAAGATGCTTGATTTGGATAGGGGAGCTGACCGACACGGGGAAGTCCGTTAACTATGGCGAGAACCTATACCTTCGCCTTGCAGAGTCTCCTG TTAACAAGAAGGGCAGTTCACTAAAGATTGCGATATCGATCCCAATTATAGCATTCCTGCTGCTACCGACATGCATAGCCCTTGTTTGGACATGCAAATACAGAG GCAGCAAATGGCAAAAGAAGGAAAGTCAGAAGAAACTAATGCGTCAATACTTTAATACATCCAACGAATTTGAAGCCGAAAATGCTGAATTTCCATTTGTTAGTTATGAAGACATACTTTCAGCAACAAACTTTTTCGCTGATTCCAACTTGCTTGGACAGGGAGGTTTTGGCAAAGTTTATAAG GGCACATTGGAAGGTCGATATGAGGTTGCAGTCAAAAGGCTTAGTAAGGGTTCTGCACAAGGTACAACGGAGTTCAAAAATGAAGTAGTTCTAATTGCCAAGGTGCAGCACAAGAACCTAGTAAGACTTCTTGGTTGTTGCATTTGGGAAGATGAGAAGTTACTTGTCTACGAATATTTACCTAATAAAAGTTTGGATGCCTTTCTGTTCG ATGATGCACGCAAACACACGCTCGATTGGCCGACAAGGTTCAAAATAATTAAAGGAGTAGCAAGAGGTCTTCTTTATCTCCACCAGGATTCAAGATTAACGATAATTCACAGGGATCTCAAAGCAAGCAACATCCTTCTGGACGCAGAAATGACTCCCAAAATTTCAGATTTTGGTATGGCAAGAGTCTTTGGTGCAAACCAAAATCATGCAAACACTATGAGGGTTGTTGGGACATA TGGTTACATGTCGCCTGAATATGCGATGGGAGGTGCCTTTTCTGTGAAAACAGACACTTATAGCTTCGGTGTTCTTCTCCTGGAGATTGTTAGTGGCTTGAAGATCACCTCACCTCAGCTGAAAACAAACTTCTGTAGCCTTATAATTTAT GCATGGAGATTATGGGAAGATGGAGAAGCAACTGAACTGGTGGACTCTTCAATTGTTTCAAGATGCCCACTTCATCAAGTTCTGCTTTGCATCCATGTGGGACTCTTGTGTGTTCAAGACCATCCTAATGATAGGCCAGATATGTCATCCGTTATGCTTATGTTAGAGAATGAAAACGCACTGCTTCCAGCCCCAAAGCAACCTGCATATTATGCTCTCAGTAATTCTGAAGGTGGAGAAGCAATAGAGATCATACAGAACTCCGTGAATGCAATGAGTATCACAACACTTGAGGGTCGTTAG